The Intestinibaculum porci DNA window GGCGTCCATTTTGTTGCTTCAGTAATTGCACGGCTGGCTTTTAACTTGCCATGGGCGTCCATGTTGTTAGTACATCCTGTTAACAATAGTACGAAAGCAAGTAATGCAAAGATCTTTAAATACTTCTTTGTACGTTCATCAAGTACCATTTACTTTTCCATCCTTTGTAGAGTTTTCTTATATAAAGAATCCAGCAGCTGCTTATTGGTTTCAAAATCGTTCTTCAGATACTGATTCCTTACTATAATGATATAATCACATTTTGCATCGACATCAAAAATGTCTTGAGCCATCATTCGCACCTGACGCTTGATCTTATTACGGACGACCGCTTTACCAAGTTTTTTAGACACCGAAATGCCGACTCTCAGATGATCATCATTGGGGAAGTAGTAAAGGACAAACTGTTTGTTTGCGACACTCTTTCTTTTATGAATGATTTTTTCAAAATCCTGACTCTTTTTAATTCTATATCGTTTTTTCATGTCTCATTAGAAAAAAAAGCCACATTAAAGTGGACATTTTTTAAACTGATAATACTTTTCTTCCTCTTTTACGGCGTCTAGCAATGACTTTTCTGC harbors:
- the rnpA gene encoding ribonuclease P protein component, which translates into the protein MKKRYRIKKSQDFEKIIHKRKSVANKQFVLYYFPNDDHLRVGISVSKKLGKAVVRNKIKRQVRMMAQDIFDVDAKCDYIIIVRNQYLKNDFETNKQLLDSLYKKTLQRMEK